Below is a window of Phycisphaerae bacterium DNA.
CCATCTGATCGTCCCGCGCCGGGTTTCGGCACTGGAAAGATCGATCCACCAAATCGCGATGAATTACTCAGGCGGGGCTGCGGACGCTGTTCGTGGCCCCGCTTTCTTTTGCATCGGAGGTGTCGATCGGCCGGCCTGTGCCGTTTAGTAAACGCCGACGAGGCCGCCCGGCTGGCGTTTGATCGACCCAAGAACTGGAAGGCCCAGAAACCGCTCCGCCTCAGCTGAGGAACGCAGCGTGTGATCGAAATGATCAAGCACGAAAACCAGTATCAAACCCAGCAGAGCGCTCGCGCCGAACGCGATCCACGTGTAGAGCGCGGTTCTTGGACGCACGGGCCGATTCCGGTCCGGCATCGACGCCTCGCTCAGCTTGCTGATTGTCACGGCCTGCCGGGCCTGTAGCGTGTTGGAAACAGCCTCGCTCTGCTGCCGTCGCAGATCCGCAAGATGCTGCTCAGCCACCAGAAATTCATTCTTCAATCGTGCATATGTCACGAGCTTCCGATGAATTTCGTTCTGCTCGCGCTCCGTCCGGCTGAGCAGTTCACGATTCATCGCCAGTTGCTGCTCGCGCGCCTCGACCGACGCCCGAAGGCTTCTGGCCCGCGAGACGATCTCCTCCAGCATTTGACGCGAAGAGCGATCCAGTTCGGCCGTCACATTGCGCATCTCGCGACTTTCGGCGGTGAACTGGGTCTCCAGCTTTGCCTTTCGTGCCGACAGCACGCCGATGTGCTTCTGAATTTCCATCACGGCTGCATCGGACTGCACAAATTCCGTCGGCGTATTGGCGATGGCAGACCGAACTTCGGACGCCGGCATTCCCTCGATGCCGTTCGGCTCGAACGCTTTCTCCGGCAGCACCCGAGTCAGGACATCCTGCACGGCCTTGTCGCGCGCGTGCTCCATGCTCAGCGTCGCATCATTCTCGCGAACGCGCCTCAGGAGAATCTGGACGCCGTGCTCTACCCCACTCTTCATCAATTGCTCGAGAACGCCCACATCACCGGGATGCGCCTGCACGAACTGATCATATTCCGCCAGTTTGTCACGAACATACTTCTCATAATTCGAGATGACGTCGTCCATGACTCGGACGGCCGGTTCACTCAACTCGCGCTGCAATTCCCTGAAACGGACGATGTACATATCCGCGAGCACGTCGGCCGCGTACTTCGCATTGAGATGTCCATCAGGAGATCCGGCGACGCCCGGACGGTCCACCACCATCGTGAACGATTCCGACATCGCGCCGTCATCGCCGCACGGCGTCGTGAAGGTGATCGATTCGCGAAAGCGGTCGAACGCGCCCTGATCTTCTGCAAGAACCGCACGGACCTTGTCGCCCACGCGCGTCTTAAGGAAGTCGTCCATTCGAGCACGCTGGTCAGCGGCCGCCGCTTCCGACGAGGCCGTGCGATCGGCATCGCGCAGCGCAAACCATGCATCCCGGAGCGATGCATCCTCCGATATCACCTGTGTGCGAGCCAGAACCAGATCGGATAACACGATCTGCTGTTGCGCTCGGACGAATACTTCCAACGCCCGGTCGCCGGACGAATCGGCGGAGATCGGACTCTTGTTCTGCGGCTTCTTGAAGATCAGGCTGATCTGGCTGCGGAATTCCTGGGGCACGACAAATCGGCAATAGGCCCAGGTTCCGGCCGTCGCAATGACGACGACGGCTCCCAAAAGCAGCCAGCGTTCAAAAATTGCCCGCGCCAGTTCGCGCAGAGATTTCCTGTCAGGTGTATTGGGCATGAAGACATCCACTTTCCCGATCAAAGACCTTATTCTGAAATCGGCAAAATGGACTGAAAAAGTTGTGGGACTTCGCGCAAGTTCAACGCTGACTCTTCAAAAACGCGAACCCGCAGCGCGCCGGAACGTCGCCGCGGAGGATCGGGAAACAGCGCGACCGTCAACGGCCGCCGCGCGCATGACCCGGCACGGTGCGAATCTGATACCCCAGACTGGCGCCAGCATCGGAGCAAACCGGGTTTACAGTGCGAATTCTTCGCCTGAACACCTGATCGATCCAGTCAGAGGATCGGGCCAGGCCCGTTGGCGGCACATAAATCACGTCGCCATCCTCCAAGTATACATCATGACGGAAGACGCCGCCGTCCGGACCCGCCTTGGCCGCATCGAGCAGCCCGTCGAGATCGAACAGGATGGCCTCGGGAATGGGCTGATACTTCCTTCGCACCAGCATGATCTTGCGCGCATCAGCCCGCGTCGTCGGCCCGCCCAGATGAAACAAGGCCTGGACGAGCGACATCGGTGCATGAGCCACAATCGTACCGGGCGACAACACTTCGCCGCCGACGTAGATTCGCCGCGGCGCGAACTCCAGCGTCTGTACCGTCACTTCCACCTCTTCGAGATCGGATTCGGCGTAGCGGCGATCGAGCAATTCCTTGGACTCCTGCACCGTACGTCCCGCGACACGGCATTCGCCGACGTATGGCAGGTCGATCGTTCCGTCTGGCTTGATCGGCACCAGCCGCGACTGGCCGCGCGGCGCCGTGGTGATGGCTTTTTTCAACTCATCGATTTTGACGTTGGCAGCGTCAACCACCACGGTCAGTTCCGGTTCCTTGAGATAGGTTTTGTATCGTTCGCGAAGTTGCAGTTCCAGGTCGGCCGCGGTGTAACCCGCAGCCCGCACGCCGCCGATCAGCAGGCATCGAATGTTGCCATCGCCACCGACGGTCATCTGCTGGGTGTATTCCGGCTGATAGGGGAAAACGATACGAACGCGATCCTCGATTTTCAATCGATACGGTTCGGCCGTGATCTCGTTTCGAATGTGATAGATCACTTCAAGGACATCGCCGACGCCCAGGCGATAGGGTCGATGTTCGAGATACTGCTCAGGAATGCCGGACCGCAATGCGGCAGGCTGATAAATTTCCGGCGGGCAGGCCGGAGCGCAATCGGGAATCCAGTTCCCGGACCGCGCGCAGCCGAGGGTCAGGCCGAATACCGTCAGCAGAAAAGTGAACTGCGCAAGAACTGCGCGTCGAAATCGAACGAGGCTTGCCATCCTTGGCACTCCGTGTCTTGCGGCGCGACGGCCGCGAACCTGCACATTGAAAGCTGTCGGCGCCTCCGTCCGACAAGCCGATCCACCCATACCCGCGCCCGCCTCCATGCCGGCGCGGAAAGACCAATGCTAAGGAACGATGTGCGCTCCGGGCGCAGACCGTTGCACGCGCGGCAGTGCGTCACGCGCCTGCGCATAGCTCGGGTAGTTGCCTGCATAGACGGTATGAAGCACTTCACCGCTGCGGGAGCGCTGTTCGACCCATGCTTTCAGTCCGGCCTGCCTGATCTTCTTTTCCAGCGAGACCGCGGCCGATTTTTCGCGAAACGCACCGCACTGAATTGAGAATGCATCATGCTGCCACTGGGTCATGCGCAACGCCAGCGGCCCCAGATCGCTGCCGGGATACCTGTTGCACACGGCGTTGAACTCCGCCTTGGCCTCGGCCCATCTTCCCTCCCGCTGAAGGCAGGTCGCATAACGGAACCGGAGCAGGTCGGATGGCGCCTTATCCGGCAGCACGGCGAGCGCCGCGGCGAAATGATCGATCGCCTCGCGGTTGCGATTGGCTTCGAAGCAGAGTGTCGCAATCGTGGCATGCGCGTTCGCGGTCAGGAGCTTGTCCTTGGAAAGACGCAGACAGGATCGCGCATCCGCTTCGGCCGCGACCTTGCTCGAACGACGCGCATTGCAGAGCGATCGCAGATAATAGGCCTCGGCCGCTTCCGGGGATTTGGGATAACGCTGGATAAACTGCGTCAGCTTCGCTTCCGCGGACGGATAATTCTGGCTGCGGAAGTCGCGCTCGGCGTCGGCGACCTGCTTCACCGCATCTCCGGGAGGCTGCTCGCAGCCGACATGCGCAAACAACATCGCCACGCTCATCGCGACGAGACCGGAACAGCGAGACACTTGAGCGGATACGTTCAACCTGCGCACAACCATCTTCATTGCATGCCACCTGATTTCGCCGAACCGCGTTCCGAACAGACCGGAAATGCCGCGGGAAGGGCTTTTCTGTCAAAGGCCTTATCGGAGCGGGAGCAGCCTGATTCCAGATAAACTCCGACGACAAGAGAGGCATTTTGACGGCAGATATTGCGCGAGGGAAGACGCGGGCCGCGGCAAAGTTCACCGATTGCCCGCCTTCGAGCCGACACGCCGAATGATGCGGACGCCACGGGACCGATGAAGCAAGCTCCCCAGCATTGAAACTCCGTTCTTTGACACCCCCACCCCCCCATCTATAATCCGCCCATTCCGAGGCCGCGATCTTCATTCGTGTGGTTACTCGGCATGCGCGGACGGCCTTGGGCCGAAGACGGAGCAGTCAACTCGGATGCGATGGATTGTGCCGACCATGCTGGCAGGTTCGCTGATTTCGATCAGCCTGACAGCATCTCCTCAGATTGCCGCCGCACAAGTCAACGCCGCAACAATCTCTGAAAGCCAGGCGCCCCCCATCGAACCCCTACTGCCGCCGGGAGTCGGTGACTTCGATCTCGAGCTGTACGGCAAGTATGCGTATCTCTGGCAAATGGACGACGGCTCGCAGGTCGTCGAAATCCTTGGGAGTTTCTCCGGTCGGATGGGGCCGCACACCCTCAAAGGGCGCGATGCCGTCATCTGGTTCCGATCCCTGCCCTGGCAGGACCGACGCTATATCGACTCCGAGATCTTTATCTGGCAGGACGCCGAAGTGGTTCAACGAACCGGCACCGTCGAGACCGGACCGGCGCTGCTCGTCACGCTCCGAACGTTCGGCCGTCTGCTTCTGAATGTTGACAGCCAGAATCGCCATGATGACTCAGGCAGTGAACTGTATCGCGAAGCATCCCTCGCCCGGCGATTGCTGGAAGTGGCGCCGGCGGAGTCCGCGACGGAGTCCGAAACGCCGGTGCTTGTCTCACCCTCACTGGAGCAGATCCTGCTTTCACAACCGAAGCCGCGAAAGAAAGTTTCATATCGCGCGGATCAGCTCTTTCACGAACAACATGACGGACAATCCGTCGTTATCACCTACGGCAATCTGTATGTCTCGCAAGGCTCGCCGGCCGACGCGGGAGAATATCTCGAGCTTCGCGCCGACGCGGCGGTTGTGTATCTCCAGGGAGAAAACGTCGGATCAGCGATTCCCGGTTTGATAGACGAAAGCCGCGACCCCGCCAAGAAGAAGAAAGCTCCAAGCATCGAGAACGCACCGAAGGATGACGTGGAGCCGACAGCCGAGCCGAAGTTGACCG
It encodes the following:
- a CDS encoding polysaccharide biosynthesis/export family protein — its product is MASLVRFRRAVLAQFTFLLTVFGLTLGCARSGNWIPDCAPACPPEIYQPAALRSGIPEQYLEHRPYRLGVGDVLEVIYHIRNEITAEPYRLKIEDRVRIVFPYQPEYTQQMTVGGDGNIRCLLIGGVRAAGYTAADLELQLRERYKTYLKEPELTVVVDAANVKIDELKKAITTAPRGQSRLVPIKPDGTIDLPYVGECRVAGRTVQESKELLDRRYAESDLEEVEVTVQTLEFAPRRIYVGGEVLSPGTIVAHAPMSLVQALFHLGGPTTRADARKIMLVRRKYQPIPEAILFDLDGLLDAAKAGPDGGVFRHDVYLEDGDVIYVPPTGLARSSDWIDQVFRRRIRTVNPVCSDAGASLGYQIRTVPGHARGGR
- a CDS encoding SPOR domain-containing protein; its protein translation is MLFAHVGCEQPPGDAVKQVADAERDFRSQNYPSAEAKLTQFIQRYPKSPEAAEAYYLRSLCNARRSSKVAAEADARSCLRLSKDKLLTANAHATIATLCFEANRNREAIDHFAAALAVLPDKAPSDLLRFRYATCLQREGRWAEAKAEFNAVCNRYPGSDLGPLALRMTQWQHDAFSIQCGAFREKSAAVSLEKKIRQAGLKAWVEQRSRSGEVLHTVYAGNYPSYAQARDALPRVQRSAPGAHIVP